A genome region from Mugil cephalus isolate CIBA_MC_2020 chromosome 13, CIBA_Mcephalus_1.1, whole genome shotgun sequence includes the following:
- the eno4 gene encoding enolase 4 isoform X2, with amino-acid sequence MSYQGLTNRLTKEEQDFYDIKNAAAEFYRVNKVTQEIERALNDVFFHRPEDVHGYLANYFTNFSAPPRISRLKGREVYDAKGQLSIEAELFCIVCSKEKSMSSAAVSSHLAPKEISLDWKATSQERAKHVLTGLQWINGPLNSMLKDQNPCDQLEVDHILSNFFMARYLEKKDILDREKQENCSHSGSDEALHSLPPVQTKDKKSTDKGKKSSAAEKSFPPAEPPELVLCGSLAIGSVSLAVAKTGAKIQGTPLYKYIAALKNREVPTKLHIPVPLVTLLSCGKTSPGKLRLLEEVILIPKVGQRVNQIITMTLELQKEMARIMNTATKAGATQVTVCDRGALAVSCEKPEQPLDLIIEACTVLELPLGTEMHLALNCAAPDLMDYSKGKYEIATGVLKSPDELVDMFQTLISKYPAVVALIDPFRREDTDQWEKLRNAIGGSCTLLSDITYKSQAPPPPGARGHVIKHIHETTISDLVRMTSEHQGAVLMGATGSEPCSDDSLSDIAVGLGLDYVKLGGLSGSERMTKYNRLISIEEELVQQGILVSKEKHPPPLFPEKKNTGAACYCV; translated from the exons GcaaattattttacaaatttttCTGCACCGCCAAGGATCAGTAGGCTGAAGGGAAGAGAAGTGTATGATGCCAAAGGACAACTTTCAATTGAAGCAGAGCTCTTCTGTATTGTCTGCAGCAAAGAAAAG AGCATGTCGTCGGCTGCTGTCTCCAGCCACTTGGCACCAAAGGAGATTTCACTGGACTGGAAAGCTACTAGTCAAGAGAGGGCTAAACATGTGCTAACTGGTCTCCAGTGGATCAATGGACCTCTAAACAGCATGCTGAAAGACCAAAACCCCTGTGACCAATTAGAAGTGGACCATATTCTCAg CAATTTCTTTATGGCCCGCTACCTGGAGAAGAAAGACATCCTGGACAGGGAGAAGCAGGAGAATTGTTCACACAGTGGGTCCGACGAGGCTCTTCATTCTCTACCACCTGTACAAACTAAAGACAAGAAGAGCACTGATAAAG GCAAAAAGAGCAGTGCTGCAGAGAAGTCATTTCCTCCAGCAGAGCCACCAGAGCTGGTTCTGTGCGGGAGTTTGGCCATTGGCTCAGTGTCACTGGCCGTGGCTAAAACTGGGGCAAAAATACAGGGCACCCCCCTCTACAAATACATAGCAGCTCTAAAGAACAGAGAG GTTCCAACAAAGCTGCACATCCCTGTCCCCTTGGTCACTTTGCTGAGTTGTGGGAAGACTTCTCCTGGAAAACTGCGTTTACTGGAGGAGGTCATCTTGATACCCAAAGTTGGACAGCGAGTTAATCAA ATCATCACAATGACCCTTGAGTTACAGAAGGAGATGGCGAGAATAATGAACACTGCAACAAAAGCTGGG GCTACCCAAGTCACTGTGTGTGACCGCGGAGCACTGGCAGTGAGCTGCGAGAAACCAGAGCAGCCTCTGGATCTGATCATAGAAGCCTGTACTGTCCTTGAACTGCCACTTGGAACAGAGATGCATTTAGCACTGAACTGTGCTGCTCCTGATCTAATGGACTAT TCTAAAGGGAAGTATGAAATTGCAACAGGAGTCCTAAAGTCTCCAGATGAGTTAGTAGACATGTTCCAAACCCTCATCAGCAAATATCCAGCAGTGGTGGCTTTAATCGATCCATTCAGAAGAGAG GACACAGACCAGTGGGAGAAACTGAGAAATGCAATTGGAGGTTCATGCACTCTGCTTTCTGACATCACCTACAAGTcacaggctccgccccctccgGGTGCCAGAGGTCATGTCATCAAACACATCCATGAGACAACCATTAGTGACTTGGTCCGCATGACTTCAGAGCACCAAG GTGCGGTGTTAATGGGAGCAACAGGCAGTGAGCCCTGCAGCGATGATTCTTTATCAGATATA gctgtgggtctgggtctggactATGTCAAACTGGGAGGTCTGAGTGGGTCTGAGAGGATGACTAAATACAACCGTCTGATTTCTATAGAAGAAGAACTGGTCCAACAAGGAATCCTGG TCTCTAAGGAGAAGCACCCCCCTCCACtgttccctgaaaaaaaaaacacaggagcaGCCTGCTACTGTGTCTGA
- the eno4 gene encoding enolase 4 isoform X4, translating to MSSAAVSSHLAPKEISLDWKATSQERAKHVLTGLQWINGPLNSMLKDQNPCDQLEVDHILSNFFMARYLEKKDILDREKQENCSHSGSDEALHSLPPVQTKDKKSTDKGKKSSAAEKSFPPAEPPELVLCGSLAIGSVSLAVAKTGAKIQGTPLYKYIAALKNREVPTKLHIPVPLVTLLSCGKTSPGKLRLLEEVILIPKVGQRVNQIITMTLELQKEMARIMNTATKAGATQVTVCDRGALAVSCEKPEQPLDLIIEACTVLELPLGTEMHLALNCAAPDLMDYSKGKYEIATGVLKSPDELVDMFQTLISKYPAVVALIDPFRREDTDQWEKLRNAIGGSCTLLSDITYKSQAPPPPGARGHVIKHIHETTISDLVRMTSEHQGAVLMGATGSEPCSDDSLSDIAVGLGLDYVKLGGLSGSERMTKYNRLISIEEELVQQGILVSKEKHPPPLFPEKKNTGAACYCV from the exons ATGTCGTCGGCTGCTGTCTCCAGCCACTTGGCACCAAAGGAGATTTCACTGGACTGGAAAGCTACTAGTCAAGAGAGGGCTAAACATGTGCTAACTGGTCTCCAGTGGATCAATGGACCTCTAAACAGCATGCTGAAAGACCAAAACCCCTGTGACCAATTAGAAGTGGACCATATTCTCAg CAATTTCTTTATGGCCCGCTACCTGGAGAAGAAAGACATCCTGGACAGGGAGAAGCAGGAGAATTGTTCACACAGTGGGTCCGACGAGGCTCTTCATTCTCTACCACCTGTACAAACTAAAGACAAGAAGAGCACTGATAAAG GCAAAAAGAGCAGTGCTGCAGAGAAGTCATTTCCTCCAGCAGAGCCACCAGAGCTGGTTCTGTGCGGGAGTTTGGCCATTGGCTCAGTGTCACTGGCCGTGGCTAAAACTGGGGCAAAAATACAGGGCACCCCCCTCTACAAATACATAGCAGCTCTAAAGAACAGAGAG GTTCCAACAAAGCTGCACATCCCTGTCCCCTTGGTCACTTTGCTGAGTTGTGGGAAGACTTCTCCTGGAAAACTGCGTTTACTGGAGGAGGTCATCTTGATACCCAAAGTTGGACAGCGAGTTAATCAA ATCATCACAATGACCCTTGAGTTACAGAAGGAGATGGCGAGAATAATGAACACTGCAACAAAAGCTGGG GCTACCCAAGTCACTGTGTGTGACCGCGGAGCACTGGCAGTGAGCTGCGAGAAACCAGAGCAGCCTCTGGATCTGATCATAGAAGCCTGTACTGTCCTTGAACTGCCACTTGGAACAGAGATGCATTTAGCACTGAACTGTGCTGCTCCTGATCTAATGGACTAT TCTAAAGGGAAGTATGAAATTGCAACAGGAGTCCTAAAGTCTCCAGATGAGTTAGTAGACATGTTCCAAACCCTCATCAGCAAATATCCAGCAGTGGTGGCTTTAATCGATCCATTCAGAAGAGAG GACACAGACCAGTGGGAGAAACTGAGAAATGCAATTGGAGGTTCATGCACTCTGCTTTCTGACATCACCTACAAGTcacaggctccgccccctccgGGTGCCAGAGGTCATGTCATCAAACACATCCATGAGACAACCATTAGTGACTTGGTCCGCATGACTTCAGAGCACCAAG GTGCGGTGTTAATGGGAGCAACAGGCAGTGAGCCCTGCAGCGATGATTCTTTATCAGATATA gctgtgggtctgggtctggactATGTCAAACTGGGAGGTCTGAGTGGGTCTGAGAGGATGACTAAATACAACCGTCTGATTTCTATAGAAGAAGAACTGGTCCAACAAGGAATCCTGG TCTCTAAGGAGAAGCACCCCCCTCCACtgttccctgaaaaaaaaaacacaggagcaGCCTGCTACTGTGTCTGA